ATACTTGCAAATCGTCCGTCTTGAGTATTGTAAGTATAGGCATCAATGAAGCCCCCTATATAACTTACTAGAGTTGCTACCCGTAATCCTTCAAAAACACGATAGGAGCGTTTTTTCATTCTGAACATGTCTGTTTCCTTCTTCTACTTATGGTAAGGACTTCCCTGCTGAATCATGAATGCGCGATAAATTTGTTCTACTAATACAAGGCGCATAAGCTGATGAGGGAACGTTAAGAGACCAAAACTCATTAATTGATTAGCCCTCTTTTTCACTGTAGGAGAGAGTCCCAAACTTCCCCCTATAATAAAAGTAATATCTGAATAGCCTCTAAGAGTCGCTTGCTCTAACTCTTTAGCAAATTGCTCCGAGGGAAATTGTTTTCCTTCAATAGCTAAGGCAATGACATAATCACGATCACCTACTTTAGCCAAGATACGCTGCCCCTCTTTGTCTAGGATAGCTTTATTTTCAGATTCGCTTGCATTATCTGGTGTCTTTTCATCCGTTAATTCTATAGACTCAAATTTTGTAAAGCGTCCTAGTCGTTTGACATACTCCGCAATGCCATCTTTCAAATATTTTTCTTTCAATTTTCCAACGGTAATCAATTTAACTTTCATAGGCTTATTATAGCACATATCCACAATCTTTTAACACCTTATCCACACCTTTTTACTGTTAAGAATCTTTAGTTATCCCTATAAAATAGCTTCTTATCTACACTTTTTGAAACTTATCCACAGACTGTTGATAACTGTTTTTTAAAATCACTTTATGATATAATTAAGCTTACTTTGATATGTTTATCAAAAAGGAGGACTAAACGTGAAAAAAT
Above is a window of Streptococcus salivarius DNA encoding:
- the rlmH gene encoding 23S rRNA (pseudouridine(1915)-N(3))-methyltransferase RlmH yields the protein MKVKLITVGKLKEKYLKDGIAEYVKRLGRFTKFESIELTDEKTPDNASESENKAILDKEGQRILAKVGDRDYVIALAIEGKQFPSEQFAKELEQATLRGYSDITFIIGGSLGLSPTVKKRANQLMSFGLLTFPHQLMRLVLVEQIYRAFMIQQGSPYHK